The following coding sequences lie in one Nocardioides sambongensis genomic window:
- a CDS encoding DoxX family protein codes for MAATLARIALGSVMTLAGITHLTVARDEFQAQVPDWFPLDKDFVVVASGVAEIGLGAAFLALPRHRRTVGMLLALFFIAIFPGNIAQYVEGTDAFGLDTDTKRLVRLFFQPVLVLLALWAGGWIGSRGDRRTDAAG; via the coding sequence ATGGCCGCCACTCTCGCCCGGATCGCCCTCGGCTCCGTGATGACCCTCGCCGGCATCACCCACCTCACCGTCGCCCGCGACGAGTTCCAGGCGCAGGTCCCGGACTGGTTCCCGCTCGACAAGGACTTCGTCGTCGTCGCCTCCGGCGTCGCCGAGATCGGACTCGGCGCGGCGTTCCTCGCGCTGCCGAGGCACCGTCGGACCGTCGGCATGCTGCTGGCGCTGTTCTTCATCGCGATCTTCCCGGGCAACATCGCGCAGTACGTCGAGGGCACCGACGCGTTCGGTCTGGACACCGACACCAAGCGGCTCGTCCGGCTCTTCTTCCAGCCGGTCCTGGTGCTGCTGGCCCTGTGGGCCGGTGGCTGGATCGGCTCCCGCGGCGACCGGAGGACCGACGCCGCGGGCTGA
- a CDS encoding TIGR04338 family metallohydrolase, which yields MSTDPDRPAVYTAEDQVAGWLDTLGPGHEEITVDGRSFRPETEPRFTDPDAVGRYVDQVLAHLTSHDKRYDGRERVPAHVRARRGPRAATYTFEDATIAVPPFAHGGRWALRGLVVLHEVAHHLHGEPGHGPAFRATFLRLLEDLGQPVLAELLQHAYAEEGLGQVTHTVDDGTLAKIAKLLRQAEGTRNEHEQAAFLAKAQGLATRHSIALALARAHTARAERTDRPVAENYRIGEPGKRGLARYVRLLVNIAHPNDLRCTISHDSTAVTLYGFAADIEVTKALYESLLVQMVADCERYLASGHREPVRTWDKQRRRWRTKPVATITARLAFYEAYALRIGQRLESARQDAIAEATASPTAEPVATSTETALALRQKEVAVHDYFAEALRRNRIRSTWRGDRRSSMDIAPGAAGEGRRAAGRARLDGGSEERRLSS from the coding sequence ATGAGCACCGACCCGGACCGCCCAGCCGTCTACACCGCCGAGGACCAGGTCGCCGGCTGGCTGGACACCCTGGGGCCCGGCCACGAGGAGATCACGGTGGACGGCCGCTCCTTCCGCCCCGAGACCGAGCCGCGCTTCACCGACCCGGACGCCGTCGGGCGCTACGTCGACCAGGTGCTCGCCCACCTCACCTCCCACGACAAGCGGTACGACGGACGCGAGCGGGTCCCGGCCCACGTCCGGGCGCGGCGTGGACCGCGCGCGGCCACCTACACCTTCGAGGACGCGACGATCGCGGTGCCGCCGTTCGCTCACGGCGGCCGCTGGGCGCTGCGTGGGCTGGTCGTGCTGCACGAGGTGGCCCACCACCTGCACGGGGAGCCGGGACACGGGCCGGCGTTCCGGGCGACCTTCCTGCGCCTGCTGGAGGACCTCGGTCAGCCGGTGCTGGCCGAGCTGCTGCAGCACGCCTACGCGGAGGAGGGACTGGGCCAGGTGACCCACACGGTCGACGACGGCACCCTGGCGAAGATCGCCAAGCTGCTGCGGCAGGCCGAGGGCACCCGCAACGAGCACGAGCAGGCCGCCTTCCTGGCCAAGGCCCAGGGCCTGGCCACCCGCCACTCGATCGCCCTCGCGCTGGCCCGCGCGCACACCGCCCGCGCGGAGCGGACCGATCGTCCGGTGGCGGAGAACTACCGGATCGGAGAGCCGGGCAAGCGGGGTCTTGCCCGCTATGTGCGGCTGCTGGTCAACATCGCCCACCCCAACGACCTGCGATGCACGATCAGCCACGACTCGACCGCGGTCACCCTCTACGGTTTCGCCGCCGACATCGAGGTCACCAAGGCGCTCTACGAGTCGCTCCTGGTCCAGATGGTGGCGGACTGCGAGCGCTACCTGGCCTCCGGGCACCGCGAGCCGGTCCGCACCTGGGACAAGCAGCGGCGGCGGTGGCGCACCAAGCCGGTGGCCACGATCACCGCACGCCTCGCGTTCTACGAGGCCTACGCGTTGCGGATCGGGCAGCGTCTCGAGTCCGCCCGCCAGGACGCGATCGCCGAGGCGACGGCGAGCCCGACCGCCGAGCCGGTCGCCACCTCCACCGAGACCGCGCTCGCCCTGCGCCAGAAGGAGGTGGCGGTGCACGACTACTTCGCCGAGGCCCTGCGCCGCAACCGGATCCGGAGCACGTGGCGCGGCGACCGGCGCTCCTCGATGGACATCGCCCCCGGCGCGGCCGGGGAGGGTCGGCGCGCGGCCGGCCGGGCACGCCTGGACGGCGGATCCGAGGAGCGCCGGTTGAGCAGCTGA